TCTGCGACGGTTTTGTCGGCAATGTTATCCTGAAGTTTGCGGAAGGGATGGCCGCCGCGCTTTTCCAGAAGATGAAAGAGGCGCTCCTGCAATCACCCGTGACCAAACTGGGCGCTTTGGCCATTAAGCCGGGGCTGAAAAAGTTAAAAGCCAGTTTTGACTATGCGGAATATGGTGGTGCCCCCTTATTGGGTGTAAATGGCGTAAGTATCATTAGTCATGGCCGGTCCGACGCGAAAGCGTTCAAAAATGCGATCAAAGCGGCGGCCAATGGGGTAAAGCAGGATATTATTGCCAAGATCCGCTCCTCGTTAGTTTAGTTTAGTTTAAAAGCAAGACGGTAACACGGCAACAAGGAGGCTTTTAATGGCGGAAAAAATTGCTTATCTTTTTCCGGGACAAGGAAGTCAGTATGTAGGGATGGGGGCCTCTTTTTACGCAGAGTTCGCGCTGGCGCGTTCCATCTTTGCCGAGGCGGAGGAAGTACTCGGGCTTCCGCTAAGGAAATACTGTTTTGAGGGGCCTTTAACCGAGTTGACCAAGACCCGGATCGCACAGCCGGCGATCCTGACGGTGGAATACATAATTTACCGTCTCCTGACCGAAGAAGGGGTGGCCCCGACCTGGGTGGCCGGTCACAGTCTGGGCGAATACGCCGCTTTAGTTGCCGCGGGGACCCTTACGTTCGCCGATGCCTTGCAGCTGGTCCAGAAGCGGGCCGAGTATATGGCGGCGGTTCCCGTTGACGGGGCGATGGCGGCGGTCGTCAATTATCCTTTTGCCCAGCTTGAGGCGATGGTTAAAGAGCTGGCGGCTGATGGGATAATTGAACTTGCCAATTTTAACTCACCAACGCAGATTGTGGTCTCCGGCGAAAAGCAGTTGGTTGAGGCGCTGGTGGCGCGGATAACGGAAGAAAAAGTCGGGAGGGCAATCCCCCTTGCCGTACAGGGTGCTTTCCATTCCCGGATTATGGAACCGGCGGCGAAGCGTTTTCACGACGATCT
This sequence is a window from Capillibacterium thermochitinicola. Protein-coding genes within it:
- the fabD gene encoding ACP S-malonyltransferase is translated as MAEKIAYLFPGQGSQYVGMGASFYAEFALARSIFAEAEEVLGLPLRKYCFEGPLTELTKTRIAQPAILTVEYIIYRLLTEEGVAPTWVAGHSLGEYAALVAAGTLTFADALQLVQKRAEYMAAVPVDGAMAAVVNYPFAQLEAMVKELAADGIIELANFNSPTQIVVSGEKQLVEALVARITEEKVGRAIPLAVQGAFHSRIMEPAAKRFHDDLARTNFLPLKTPLISNVTAEEVTSPDELPSLLEKQIYSPVQWEATTRHLLASGCDLFLELGGKILSGLVKKTTAGAKVISLMEAEDVKKYLQK